In a single window of the Motilibacter aurantiacus genome:
- a CDS encoding glycosyltransferase family 39 protein translates to MAWPPVLCAAGLVVGLLVAVAARYGYHRDELYFLRAGADPAWGYPDQPPLTPLLAHGVDLLLPGSLLALRTPSALLAGLTVVLAALTARELGGGRAAQAVAAASTAACSVVLVVGHLLSTTTADLALSALLVLLVARVLGGGSPRLLLVAGLVLGVGLQNKQLIGFVAVALGLGILLAGPRPLLRRPEPWAGAALALLLWAPNILWQAHHGWPQLQMAGAIRDDAAMGGREAFLPMQLVMLGPALAPLAAAGLTSLLRARRLRAYRSIGVAAVVLVGVHLALGGKPYYTAGVFAAVLAAGGVSAEAWLARARGLQRRRRGRLLGGAVAVTGVVGALLLLPVVPSAGPGCRPRCPPTRASRSGGRDWRGPWRRCGRASRPGGRPAAVLLTANYGEAGALDRYGRAHGLPRAFSPHVGYATWGPPSSAGPVVLVGFRDASFVARHFAGCVMAARVDNGVGVDNEEQGAPVHLCRATARPWAELWPQLAHLG, encoded by the coding sequence GTGGCCTGGCCGCCCGTGCTCTGCGCCGCCGGGCTGGTGGTCGGGCTGCTGGTCGCGGTGGCTGCGCGCTACGGCTACCACCGCGACGAGCTGTACTTCCTGCGGGCCGGGGCGGATCCGGCCTGGGGCTACCCGGACCAGCCGCCGCTGACCCCGCTGCTCGCGCACGGGGTCGACCTGCTGCTCCCGGGCTCACTGCTCGCCCTGCGCACGCCGAGCGCCCTGCTGGCAGGGCTGACGGTCGTCCTCGCGGCGCTGACCGCGCGTGAGCTGGGCGGTGGCCGGGCGGCGCAGGCGGTCGCGGCCGCCTCGACAGCCGCCTGCTCGGTGGTGCTCGTGGTGGGGCACCTGCTGTCGACCACGACCGCCGACCTGGCCCTGTCGGCCCTGCTCGTGCTGCTGGTGGCGCGCGTGCTCGGCGGGGGCAGCCCGCGCCTGCTGCTCGTCGCCGGCCTCGTGCTCGGGGTGGGCCTGCAGAACAAGCAGCTCATCGGCTTCGTGGCCGTGGCGCTCGGGCTGGGGATCCTGCTGGCCGGCCCGCGGCCCCTGCTCCGGCGACCGGAGCCGTGGGCCGGCGCGGCCCTGGCACTCCTGCTGTGGGCGCCGAACATCCTCTGGCAGGCGCATCACGGATGGCCGCAGCTGCAGATGGCGGGCGCCATCCGCGACGACGCGGCCATGGGCGGGCGGGAGGCGTTCCTCCCGATGCAGCTGGTCATGCTCGGGCCTGCGCTCGCGCCGCTCGCCGCGGCAGGGCTGACGTCGCTGCTGCGCGCCCGGCGGCTGCGGGCGTACCGGTCGATCGGGGTCGCGGCCGTCGTGCTCGTCGGCGTGCACCTGGCCCTCGGGGGCAAGCCGTACTACACCGCCGGGGTGTTTGCGGCGGTGCTGGCGGCCGGCGGGGTGTCGGCCGAGGCCTGGCTGGCCCGCGCCCGGGGGCTCCAACGGCGGCGGCGGGGTCGCCTGCTCGGCGGCGCGGTCGCCGTGACGGGGGTCGTGGGGGCGCTGCTGCTCCTGCCCGTCGTGCCGTCCGCTGGTCCGGGGTGCAGGCCGCGGTGTCCGCCGACACGGGCGAGCAGGTCGGGTGGCCGCGACTGGCGCGGACCGTGGCGGAGGTGTGGGCGCGCGTCCCGGCCAGGGGGGAGGCCCGCCGCGGTCCTCCTCACGGCGAACTACGGGGAGGCGGGTGCGCTGGACCGCTACGGCAGGGCTCACGGGCTCCCGCGCGCCTTCAGCCCCCACGTCGGCTATGCGACGTGGGGGCCGCCCTCGTCGGCCGGGCCCGTGGTGCTGGTCGGCTTCAGGGATGCCAGCTTCGTGGCACGGCACTTCGCAGGTTGCGTCATGGCCGCACGCGTGGACAACGGGGTGGGCGTGGACAACGAGGAGCAGGGCGCCCCGGTCCACCTGTGCCGAGCAACCGCTCGGCCGTGGGCCGAGCTCTGGCCGCAGCTGGCGCACCTCGGCTGA
- a CDS encoding DUF2804 family protein produces MTGLHYRGDGTGRPAGLPLPPQRLPWLARSRRLRLGKSWRYVSVWSPQVSLCVASVQVGPVPQEFWAVWDRSTGQLTERTRRWKGRVDVTPGRVVVRDGEAHVELTLDEGPETAFEVVTPVDGAWTWTRKQAVRAYGVARVGDSVTEVDGVALVDENAGYHPRRTAWQWCGGCGTTSDGRRVAWSVIVGLNDRPPHTENTVWVDGAPHQIGDVRFGQDLSEVEFDDGSRRGFSEEAARERSDNLLLVRSSYRQPFGRFTGTLPGGLSITGGHGVMERHDALW; encoded by the coding sequence ATGACCGGGCTGCACTACCGGGGCGACGGGACCGGCCGCCCCGCGGGCCTGCCCCTGCCGCCGCAGCGCCTGCCCTGGCTGGCGCGGTCCCGACGACTGCGCCTCGGCAAGTCCTGGCGCTACGTGTCCGTGTGGAGCCCGCAGGTGTCGCTGTGCGTGGCGAGCGTGCAGGTCGGGCCCGTCCCGCAGGAGTTCTGGGCCGTGTGGGACCGCTCGACCGGGCAGCTGACCGAGCGCACCCGCCGCTGGAAGGGCCGGGTCGACGTGACCCCGGGCCGGGTGGTCGTGCGTGACGGCGAGGCCCACGTCGAGCTCACCCTGGACGAGGGGCCGGAGACGGCGTTCGAGGTCGTGACCCCGGTGGACGGCGCCTGGACGTGGACCCGCAAGCAGGCCGTCCGGGCGTACGGCGTGGCCCGGGTCGGGGACAGCGTGACCGAGGTGGACGGCGTTGCCCTCGTGGACGAGAACGCGGGCTACCACCCGCGCCGCACGGCCTGGCAGTGGTGCGGAGGCTGCGGCACCACGAGCGATGGCCGGCGCGTCGCGTGGAGCGTGATCGTGGGGCTCAACGACCGCCCGCCGCACACGGAGAACACCGTCTGGGTCGACGGAGCCCCTCATCAGATCGGCGACGTGCGATTCGGGCAGGACTTGTCGGAGGTCGAGTTCGACGACGGGAGCCGGCGGGGCTTCAGCGAGGAGGCGGCCCGGGAGCGCTCGGACAACCTGCTGCTCGTCCGCTCGAGCTACCGGCAGCCGTTCGGCCGCTTCACGGGCACCCTGCCCGGGGGCCTGTCGATCACCGGCGGCCATGGCGTGATGGAGCGCCACGACGCGCTCTGGTGA
- a CDS encoding type IV pilus twitching motility protein PilT, giving the protein MSAAPSEVPLSVLPFLLALCELGGSDLHCKVGSPPRIRIDGRLRRLAAPVLSPADTAAMAGELLPAGLAAEFERTSEADFAYSMSGVGRFRVNAFRSRGSVGLVFRRVGVAALGLDDLGLPPAVRSLAMEKRGLVLVTGPTGAGKTTTLAAMVDAINSSCESHIVTIEDPIEVLHPDKLGMVNQREVRTDTESFAVAMRAAMRQDPDVILVGEMRDEETVRAALSAAETGHLVLSTLHTSDAVETVARIVDFFAPHEQQQARLSLAGSLRGIVCQRLVPRADGNGRVAALEICVATGRVADAVADPARTSTLTQLVSEGGFYGMQAFDQHLLALVRDGVVAVEAALEAASSPHDLTVGLRAAGIGA; this is encoded by the coding sequence GTGAGCGCCGCGCCGTCCGAGGTCCCGCTGTCGGTCCTGCCGTTCCTGCTCGCGCTGTGCGAGCTCGGCGGGTCGGACCTGCACTGCAAGGTGGGCTCCCCGCCGCGCATCCGGATCGACGGCCGGCTGCGCCGGCTGGCGGCGCCCGTGCTGTCGCCCGCCGACACCGCGGCGATGGCCGGCGAGCTGCTCCCCGCGGGGCTCGCGGCCGAGTTCGAGCGCACCAGCGAAGCGGACTTTGCCTACTCGATGAGCGGCGTGGGCCGGTTCCGCGTCAACGCCTTCCGCTCCCGGGGGTCGGTGGGCCTGGTGTTCCGGCGCGTCGGGGTGGCGGCCCTGGGGCTCGACGACCTCGGGCTGCCGCCCGCGGTGCGCAGCCTGGCGATGGAGAAGCGCGGCCTGGTGCTCGTGACCGGGCCTACGGGAGCGGGCAAGACCACCACCCTGGCCGCCATGGTCGACGCCATCAACTCCTCGTGCGAGTCGCACATCGTCACCATCGAGGACCCGATCGAGGTGCTCCACCCGGACAAGCTCGGCATGGTCAACCAGCGCGAGGTCCGGACGGACACCGAGAGCTTCGCGGTCGCGATGCGCGCCGCGATGCGCCAGGACCCGGACGTGATCCTCGTGGGGGAGATGCGCGACGAGGAGACCGTGCGCGCGGCGCTGTCGGCGGCGGAGACCGGCCACCTGGTGCTGTCGACGCTGCACACGTCCGACGCCGTGGAGACCGTGGCGCGGATCGTCGACTTCTTCGCGCCGCACGAGCAGCAGCAGGCCCGGCTGTCGCTCGCCGGCTCGCTGCGCGGCATCGTCTGCCAGCGGCTGGTGCCGCGCGCCGACGGCAACGGCCGGGTCGCCGCGCTCGAGATCTGCGTCGCGACCGGGAGGGTGGCCGACGCGGTCGCGGACCCGGCGCGGACGAGCACCCTGACCCAGCTGGTGTCGGAGGGCGGGTTCTACGGCATGCAGGCGTTCGACCAGCACCTCCTGGCGCTGGTACGCGACGGCGTGGTCGCGGTCGAGGCGGCCCTGGAGGCCGCGAGCAGCCCGCACGACCTCACGGTCGGCCTGCGGGCGGCGGGCATCGGGGCCTGA
- a CDS encoding DUF5317 domain-containing protein, whose protein sequence is MGLVLTVAALAAALGVATGGALRRLGHVRVLGVPLLVAAVALHALAAVLGATGVLRGLLVGLAALAALAVVVANRWRPGVPLIGLGLVLNAAVVVANGAMPVSLVAAERAGVPYERLHLDADPAHEPETPSTRLRMLGDVVPVASPLRREVVSAGDVMVAAGAGLFLFSGTHSRPGRRRRRPSRDVAAGARRPTGRQAATVDA, encoded by the coding sequence GTGGGGCTCGTACTGACCGTCGCAGCGCTCGCCGCGGCGCTCGGCGTCGCGACGGGCGGCGCCCTGCGCCGGCTCGGCCACGTCAGGGTGCTCGGCGTCCCACTGCTGGTGGCCGCGGTGGCCCTGCATGCGCTCGCCGCGGTCCTGGGGGCCACCGGCGTGCTGCGCGGCCTGCTCGTGGGGCTCGCCGCGCTCGCGGCCCTCGCGGTGGTCGTCGCGAACCGCTGGCGCCCCGGGGTGCCCCTCATCGGCCTCGGCCTGGTGCTGAACGCCGCGGTGGTCGTGGCCAACGGGGCGATGCCGGTCTCGCTGGTCGCGGCGGAGCGGGCCGGCGTGCCGTACGAGCGGCTCCACCTGGACGCGGACCCGGCCCACGAGCCGGAGACGCCGTCCACCCGGCTCCGGATGCTCGGCGACGTGGTCCCGGTGGCGTCCCCGCTGCGGCGCGAGGTGGTCAGCGCCGGCGACGTGATGGTGGCGGCCGGGGCAGGGTTGTTCCTCTTCTCCGGCACGCACTCGCGCCCGGGCCGGCGGCGGCGCCGGCCGTCACGAGACGTGGCAGCGGGGGCCAGGCGGCCGACCGGCCGGCAGGCGGCTACCGTGGACGCCTGA
- a CDS encoding 50S ribosomal protein bL37: MSKRGRRRKSRAKSNANHGKRPNA, encoded by the coding sequence ATGAGCAAGAGGGGCCGTCGGCGCAAGTCCCGCGCGAAGAGCAACGCGAACCACGGCAAGCGACCCAACGCCTGA
- the rsrA gene encoding mycothiol system anti-sigma-R factor: MSCGRHHETPCVEVLARVYEYIDGELDSSDCATVKHHLDECGPCLREFGIEEEVKIVVKRSCSDPAPDELKAKVLLRIRQAQIELAPDTTVG; the protein is encoded by the coding sequence ATGAGCTGCGGTCGGCACCACGAGACCCCGTGCGTCGAGGTCCTGGCACGGGTCTACGAGTACATCGACGGCGAGCTCGACAGCTCCGACTGCGCGACCGTCAAGCACCACCTCGACGAGTGCGGGCCGTGCCTGCGCGAGTTCGGCATCGAGGAGGAGGTCAAGATCGTCGTGAAGCGGTCCTGTTCCGACCCGGCGCCCGACGAGCTCAAGGCCAAGGTGCTGCTGCGCATCCGCCAGGCCCAGATCGAGCTGGCGCCGGACACCACCGTGGGCTGA
- a CDS encoding sigma-70 family RNA polymerase sigma factor: MTQDASTGASDGAAERAETPAERTARFERDALQYVDQLYSAALRMTRNPSDAEDLVQETFAKAYASFHQFQVGTNLKAWLYRILTNTFINTYRKKQREPLQADTETVEDWQIAAAGEHTSSGLKSAEAEALEHLPDSDVKDALASIPEDFRIAVYLADVEGFAYKEIADIMGTPIGTVMSRLHRGRRLLRTQLQDYARERGLVRSGSSSEVTS, encoded by the coding sequence ATGACCCAGGATGCGAGCACGGGCGCGAGCGACGGAGCTGCCGAGCGGGCGGAGACGCCGGCCGAGCGGACCGCGCGGTTCGAGCGCGACGCGCTGCAGTACGTCGACCAGCTCTACTCGGCGGCGCTGCGCATGACGCGCAACCCCAGCGACGCCGAGGACCTGGTCCAGGAGACGTTCGCGAAGGCGTACGCGTCCTTCCACCAGTTCCAGGTCGGCACCAACCTCAAGGCCTGGCTCTACCGCATCCTGACCAACACGTTCATCAACACCTACCGCAAGAAGCAGCGCGAGCCGCTGCAGGCCGACACCGAGACGGTGGAGGACTGGCAGATCGCGGCAGCGGGGGAGCACACGTCGAGCGGGCTCAAGTCCGCCGAGGCCGAGGCGCTCGAGCACCTGCCCGACTCCGACGTCAAGGACGCGTTGGCCAGCATCCCGGAGGACTTCCGGATCGCGGTCTACCTCGCCGACGTCGAGGGCTTCGCCTACAAGGAGATCGCCGACATCATGGGCACCCCGATCGGGACCGTGATGTCGCGGCTGCACCGCGGCCGTCGTCTGCTGCGCACCCAGCTGCAGGACTACGCCCGCGAGCGCGGGCTCGTCCGCTCCGGCTCGTCCTCGGAGGTGACGTCATGA
- a CDS encoding alpha/beta hydrolase family protein, with product MPRRRSSEPAPPPAPYPLEVGTPAGPARAYVCPAADARATLVLGHGAGRGSDTPDLLALAAGLPPHGIGVIRLDQPWVVAGRKVAPTPVALDQAWLAALPQLPVGGLLLVGGRSAGARVACRTGRGLGASGTVCLAFPLHPPGRPERSRADELAGAAGPTLVLQGERDSFGRPDELEDGTALVVPVPGADHSLAVLRSAGPGAQQAVLDGLVSAVLDWAGRSGFLADGSCPPRARG from the coding sequence GTGCCGCGCCGACGCTCTTCTGAGCCCGCGCCGCCGCCCGCGCCCTACCCGCTGGAGGTCGGGACGCCGGCCGGGCCGGCCCGGGCGTACGTCTGCCCGGCGGCGGACGCCCGCGCCACCCTGGTGCTCGGGCACGGCGCCGGCCGCGGCAGCGACACCCCGGACCTGCTCGCGCTGGCGGCCGGGCTGCCGCCGCACGGCATCGGCGTGATCCGGCTGGACCAGCCGTGGGTCGTCGCCGGGCGGAAGGTCGCCCCCACGCCGGTCGCGCTGGACCAGGCCTGGCTGGCCGCCCTGCCGCAGCTGCCGGTCGGGGGGCTGCTGCTCGTCGGCGGGCGCAGCGCCGGCGCCCGCGTCGCCTGCCGGACCGGGCGGGGGCTCGGCGCCTCCGGGACGGTGTGCCTGGCGTTCCCGCTGCACCCGCCGGGCCGGCCGGAGCGCTCGCGGGCGGACGAGCTGGCCGGCGCGGCCGGTCCCACACTCGTGCTGCAGGGCGAGCGGGACAGCTTCGGCCGCCCGGACGAGCTCGAGGACGGGACGGCGCTCGTCGTGCCGGTCCCCGGCGCGGACCACTCGCTGGCGGTCCTGCGGTCGGCCGGCCCCGGCGCCCAGCAGGCCGTGCTCGACGGGCTGGTGAGCGCGGTGCTCGACTGGGCGGGGAGGAGCGGCTTCCTGGCCGACGGCTCCTGCCCGCCCCGGGCCCGCGGCTGA
- a CDS encoding SOS response-associated peptidase, with the protein MCGRYAASRRPEDLVEEFEADVDADAGAEAAAVPPSWNVAPTDPVRVVLERAVAQGGSERQLRTVRWGLVPSWSRDPSGAARMINARLETVAEKPAFRAAFRARRCLVPADGYYEWHTRDDGAKQPFFIRRRDGRPLAMAGLYEMWRAPGEGSPWLWTATIITTSAVDELGRLHDRMPMLVERDRWHEWLDPALDAAEQVRGLLGPAGPGVLEAYPVSPAVGNVRNNGPHLVEPAPVAEEVDGAAPTLF; encoded by the coding sequence GTGTGCGGACGGTACGCGGCCAGCAGGCGCCCCGAGGACCTCGTCGAGGAGTTCGAGGCCGACGTCGACGCGGACGCCGGGGCCGAGGCCGCGGCCGTGCCCCCGTCGTGGAACGTCGCGCCCACCGACCCCGTGCGCGTCGTCCTCGAGCGTGCGGTGGCGCAGGGCGGCAGCGAGCGTCAGCTCCGGACGGTGCGCTGGGGCCTGGTCCCCTCCTGGTCCCGCGACCCCTCCGGCGCGGCGCGGATGATCAACGCGCGGCTCGAGACCGTGGCCGAGAAGCCGGCCTTCCGGGCGGCGTTCCGCGCGCGGCGCTGCCTGGTGCCCGCCGACGGCTACTACGAGTGGCACACCCGTGACGACGGCGCGAAGCAGCCCTTCTTCATCCGGCGGCGGGACGGGCGGCCGCTGGCGATGGCCGGGCTGTACGAGATGTGGCGGGCGCCCGGCGAGGGGTCCCCGTGGCTGTGGACGGCCACGATCATCACGACGTCGGCCGTGGACGAGCTCGGCCGGCTGCACGACCGGATGCCGATGCTGGTCGAGCGCGACCGGTGGCACGAGTGGCTCGACCCCGCCCTCGACGCGGCCGAGCAGGTGCGGGGGCTCCTGGGCCCGGCCGGGCCGGGCGTGCTCGAGGCGTACCCGGTCTCGCCTGCGGTCGGGAACGTGCGCAACAACGGCCCGCACCTGGTCGAGCCGGCTCCCGTCGCCGAGGAGGTGGACGGTGCCGCGCCGACGCTCTTCTGA
- a CDS encoding DoxX family protein, whose product MSTPRPGKGTAMMIARRLARPMIAGIFISGGIDQLRNPTSKVEKAEDVAPPIARYLPYLPEDPVQLVRINGAIQVTAGTLLALGKFPRLSALALLASLAPTTAAGHRFWEEETPGAKAQQKVHFFKNLSMMGGLLLAAVDTAGDPSLAWRARHLAKASRHAARATKREAKMAAREARLAAKASAHKGSTKAIKAAGKALPVG is encoded by the coding sequence ATGAGCACGCCCCGACCGGGGAAGGGCACCGCCATGATGATTGCGCGCCGCCTCGCCCGCCCCATGATCGCCGGGATCTTCATCTCCGGCGGCATCGACCAGCTGCGCAACCCCACGTCCAAGGTCGAGAAGGCCGAGGACGTCGCGCCGCCCATCGCCCGTTACCTGCCCTACCTGCCCGAGGACCCGGTACAGCTGGTCCGCATCAACGGCGCTATCCAGGTGACGGCCGGCACGCTGCTGGCCCTCGGCAAGTTCCCCCGGCTGTCGGCGCTCGCCCTGCTCGCGTCCCTCGCCCCCACGACCGCCGCCGGCCACCGCTTCTGGGAGGAGGAGACCCCCGGCGCCAAGGCCCAGCAGAAGGTCCACTTCTTCAAGAACCTGTCGATGATGGGCGGGCTGCTGCTCGCGGCCGTCGACACTGCTGGCGACCCGTCCCTCGCATGGCGGGCGCGTCACCTGGCGAAGGCGTCCAGGCACGCGGCGAGGGCGACCAAGCGCGAGGCGAAGATGGCCGCGCGCGAGGCCCGGTTGGCGGCCAAGGCGTCGGCGCACAAGGGCTCGACCAAGGCGATCAAGGCGGCCGGCAAGGCGCTGCCGGTCGGATGA
- the aroA gene encoding 3-phosphoshikimate 1-carboxyvinyltransferase: MTDVPAGTSQPPAAATPWPAPTGTGPVDATVRLPGSKSVTNRALILAALADGPSVVARPLAARDTRLMAGALTALGSSVDATGEDWAVTPGPLRGPAAVDCGLAGTVMRFVPPLAALADGTVRFDGDERARVRPMGGVLGALRALGVGLEDAGRGTLPFTLHGQGHVRGGEVTIDASASSQFVSGLLLSGARYDTGLTVRHAGDPVPSLPHIEMTVDMLRAAGVAVDDTTTDVWRVEPGPVRARDVVVEPDLSGAAPFLAAALVTGGRVVVPDWPERTTQAGDALRGLLTDMGASVQLLPEGLEVRGTGRIFGLDADLHDVGELTPVLVALAALADGPSTLRNIGHLRGHETDRLAALAKEVNALGGDVTETPDSLHIRPRPLHGGLFGTYDDHRIAHAASVLGLAVPGVLVEDVTTTTKTLPDFVGLWATLLG; encoded by the coding sequence GTGACCGACGTGCCCGCCGGAACCAGCCAGCCGCCCGCAGCCGCGACCCCGTGGCCGGCCCCGACAGGGACCGGTCCCGTGGACGCGACCGTCCGGCTGCCCGGCTCCAAGTCCGTGACGAACCGCGCGCTGATCCTGGCCGCGCTCGCCGACGGCCCTTCCGTCGTGGCGCGGCCGCTGGCCGCGCGCGACACCCGGCTGATGGCGGGGGCGCTCACGGCCCTCGGCTCCTCCGTCGACGCGACGGGCGAGGACTGGGCCGTGACGCCCGGCCCGCTGCGCGGCCCGGCCGCCGTCGATTGCGGGCTCGCGGGGACGGTCATGCGCTTCGTGCCGCCGCTCGCGGCGCTCGCCGACGGCACCGTGCGGTTCGACGGCGACGAGCGGGCGCGCGTACGCCCCATGGGCGGCGTCCTCGGGGCGCTCCGCGCGCTCGGCGTCGGGCTCGAGGACGCCGGGCGCGGGACGCTCCCCTTCACCCTGCACGGGCAGGGGCACGTCCGCGGCGGGGAGGTGACGATCGACGCGAGCGCCTCCAGCCAGTTCGTCAGCGGGCTGCTGCTGAGCGGCGCCCGCTACGACACCGGCCTCACCGTGCGGCACGCCGGTGACCCGGTGCCCTCGCTGCCCCACATCGAGATGACCGTCGACATGCTGCGCGCGGCCGGCGTCGCCGTCGACGACACCACGACGGACGTGTGGCGGGTCGAGCCCGGGCCGGTCCGCGCCCGCGACGTCGTCGTCGAGCCGGACCTGTCGGGCGCCGCGCCCTTCCTCGCAGCCGCGCTGGTCACCGGCGGCCGGGTCGTGGTGCCGGACTGGCCCGAGCGCACGACGCAGGCCGGGGACGCGCTGCGCGGCCTGCTGACCGACATGGGCGCGTCGGTGCAGCTGCTGCCCGAGGGGCTGGAGGTCCGCGGCACGGGCCGCATCTTCGGCCTCGACGCCGACCTGCACGACGTGGGCGAGCTGACCCCGGTGCTCGTCGCCCTCGCCGCGCTCGCCGACGGGCCCTCGACGCTGCGCAACATCGGGCACCTGCGCGGTCACGAGACCGACCGGCTGGCCGCGCTGGCCAAGGAGGTCAACGCGCTCGGCGGCGACGTCACCGAGACGCCGGACAGCCTGCACATCCGTCCACGCCCGCTGCACGGCGGGCTCTTCGGGACGTACGACGACCACCGCATCGCGCACGCGGCTTCCGTCCTCGGGCTGGCCGTCCCCGGGGTGCTCGTGGAGGACGTCACCACGACCACCAAGACGCTGCCGGACTTCGTGGGCCTCTGGGCCACGCTGCTCGGCTGA